The following nucleotide sequence is from Tachyglossus aculeatus isolate mTacAcu1 chromosome 11, mTacAcu1.pri, whole genome shotgun sequence.
CGGTGTGCGGGGAGGTGCAGATGAACCAGCCGGGGTGAGCCACCGATTCAAAGCTGTGCGTGTTCGACCCGGATGTGTTCTGATAAAATCTGAAGCGGTTCGACTCGTCCCCATTGTTGTATAGGTCCATGATCTTCTTgtcctgagggaggggaggaaaggtgtgagtgggggtggggggaaggccttttgaccCCTGGACGGACAGCAGCTCTGGACACCGTGGGGAGAGATGGGTTCTGGGCGCAGGGGAGGGATCAGGAATTCCGGGGCTGCTGTGGTCAGTCTGCCTGCTgctgcccctcagcctcctgcgCTGTGACCCGGTCTTGGCTCTGCTCCCACTGTCCCAGGAGAACCTCACCGTGGAGAACCGGGCTGGGTGGTGGTGGGTAACCCCGTCTCTGGCCCGCGGAGTCTCCATTCAATGAGGCAGGAGATGGGCCCTGCgccctccccccaacaccctgCCAGGGTTCCCTGAGATCACCAGCTCTTCAGCCCTGTCCCCTGAGACTTACCTTCACCTGCAGCACGGGTTGGCCCCCAGAGTCCTCGCAGCACAAACACAGGTCTCCATTCTGGATTCCAATGTAAACAGGCTTCCCCTTCTCCGCAGCTGTGTGGTCTCTGTTTGGCATTAGGGTGAAAATGTCTGGGAAAAGAGCAGCGGGAGAGGAGGTGAAGTGGGTGCAGTGACCGGCCGGATCGTGGAGGTGCATACCTGACTAGATCTGGCCTGGACTTGGCCCTGTTCGGTGGGAAGGGACTGGGCAGGGGTCAGGGCTCCTTTGGCGTGCCCTCTTCTGGCTGGTGGGGCCtccaggggaagggcagaggccctgtaataataataataatacttgtattttTGTAAGAGTTTACTtggtgccaaaccctgtactaagcactgggttagatacaaggtgatcaggtcagacataaaccctgtcccatatggggttctcaGGGGCTGTCCCCATTATTTCCCGCTCTGATCTCTGTGCTCTGTGCCGAGTCCTCATAGCACAATCGCTGCACGCTGGGCTCCTGTCTAGACTCCTTCACCTTGTTAGTGTGTCTGTCTGCACTTGAGGACTCAGGTCTAGATATGCCTGACCCCAACAAGGTTTTGGAGGAAGATAGAGCAGGAGCATCGGAGAACACGGGGTTTGTCGGTggaaggagggtggtggggagaagggatgctTTTAGAGTCATCCAGACCACTTGGGGAAGTCTGTATTttggtggtttttgtttttttaatggcttttaagtgcttactacgtaccaggcactgttctaagcagtggggtagttccaagataatcagattagacgcagtcccagtctgtcatagagctcacaatcttaatccccattttacagatgaggtaattgaggcacagagaagtgaagtgacttgccttaggttacagggcagacaggtggcagagccaggtataaaatccaggtccttctgactcctaggcccttgctctaaccactaggacaccctgcttctcatttggaACCTGGCTCAGTCACCATCCACccagttacattcattcattcattcaatggtatttattgagcgcttactgtgtgcagagcactgtactaagcacttgggaagtacaagttggcaacagttacaTCTGGGCTGTGGGGTCCGGAGCATCGAGCTTGGGGGTAGAGGAGAACTGAGGGTCTGGGGAAAGTTCTGGTGCCAGAGATATTCAGCGTGTTGGGAAGAGGGGGACCCAGTCTGTgttgctcccagactgagccccttccttcctctccccctcgcccccctctccaccccccccatcttacctccttcccttccccacagcacctgtatatatgtatatatatgtttgtacatatttattactcaatttatttatttatttatttattttacttgtacctatctattctatttattttattttgttagtatgtttggttttgttccgtctcccccttttagactgtgagcccactgttgggtagggactgtctctatatgttgccaacttgtacttctcaagcacttagtacagtgctctgcacacagtaagcgctcaataaatacgattgattgattgattgactgttggcaGGGCCTGAACCCCACTTGAGGGCAGAACTGAGATAAGGGGGCTGGAGGGCAAGGGGGAAGCATATTCTGGCAGCAACCTGTTCCTTAGTACTGCTCTGTCAGAATCCTGTGGGAATGAGCCCAGCAGGAAGTCTGGCAGAGTCTCTAAATTCAGGAGAGAAAAGTCTTGCAGGCTGGCCTACTCCGTGTGCGGAGCAGTGAATCTGTGTGCTCAGGATCTGACCATTtccctcactgaacctcgatctacCATCTCTGGGTCCTtgctcaccccttccttcctaccCGGAGTTCCCACCCCTTTCAAATCGGTCCGTGCACAGCgcaccccaccttcagagctcACTCCGCTCCTCCCGCAGTCACCCTGTTTTCTCCCTAGCCAGATCTCCTGCTGCCTCTGCCATGACAAGGGGAGCAGGTGGTCCGTCCAGCAGATACGCGGACGGAAACCAGTAATTCCAGACTGGGCTGAGCTGGCACCCTGTCAGGGTGGCACTGTGCTGAACCGAACCATTTTCCTGGGGAAGGGCCTTCAGTCTCCCGGAGCACCCATTGGACATGACAGCCCTTCATATGAGAGCCTTAGGCCCCTCCCCTCCACTACCCAACCCCTCAAACCTTCCAATTTCtccagaggcagagaaggagcctcagaacagtgcttgacacatagtaagcgcttaacaaatgccattaaaaaaaaaaaaagcagcagccaTGAGCAGGGCAGTTTAGGACTCACGTGCGTTCGTGTCTGAGGATTTTGGGACTGCGACGACGGTCTTTTCCACCAGCATCCAGTACTTGTTGGCCGTGTCACAGATGGTTCCGTTGGGGGCCAATTTGGGGGTTTCGATAGACACTGTGCCACGCAAACACCAAGGAAAGGCCTCAGTTATGGGACCAGTTATGGCAGACATTTTGGCATTAGCAAAGTCATCTGGCACAGAAACCAGGGCCCGGGGCCAGAGGTTTGTGCATGGTGGGCAGTGGCATGGAGCCCTTAGGATGAGGCCAGCCCAGCCAGTCCCTGCCATGGATACACTGAGAAGAGAGGTCAGCTCAGGGgcccgggggctgggggcgggtttgaagcaggttcattcaatcgtatttattgagtgtttactgtgtgcagagcactgtactaagcctgtgcCCCTGCTGCACTGCACACACCCCACCTGCGGACCAGGGCTCCTGTTGCGAGGCCCAGGGAACAGAGTAGGGAGGTCCAGGGCTGAGACTCGCTCGGATTGGACCATGACACCCCGTGGAGCAGGGCCAGGGCCCAGGTggcatttctctctcccccatctccccccaacccacccctggTGGAGCTGCCCTCAGGGCTCCCCACATTTGAAGTCTGCCCCCAACAGTGACCTGCCCTCGGTCTCCGGCTACTTCAGCCCGAGCCCCTTAGGTGGGGCCCTAAAACTTATGTGCCTGGCAGGGGTCCTCTGCTCCAACAATGGGAGTGGCCAGTCACAAACTCCTCCACAGCATCTGTCAGGGGCTCCTATGCTGAGGGTTCCTGGGTGCCCCTTCTTCCTGGCCATTTTAGGGGCCCCAGCCCCctaccctccacctcccctcaggGCAGCCTGCCAACTGGTCTGCTCAGGCCTGACCCAGATGGCCCGAGGTCCTTACGAGTATGTCCCAGAATATTGTCATCCGAGGGAGAGTTCTGGCCCTGGGCAGTCATGGTGCAGCAAGTACAGCTCCTGCAAGGGTGGGAGGCAATTAATGGGGGGCAGGATGCCACTTGGGGACGAGTGCCACAGgaactccaccccagcccccatgACCACCCAGTCTCCAGGCTTGTCCAGTGTGGGTACCGGCAGTCAGAGGGATCcccgggctgggggtcagaaggccggCTCCTGCCCAGACAAGACCTGGCATGAAGGGCCCAGCCGGTCCGAGCTGGAAACCTGGCACCTCCCAGGGTTCTGTGACTTAGCAGAGCCGATGGAGGGAGAGACCGCAGATGGGGCTTTCAACAGCAGGGAGGGCCCTGGTTTCTACCTAATCCCAGAAGACACCTGGGACATTCAGCCAGCGGCCGTTCTCTATCGGGGAGATCCCTGGGCATAGGAATATGTCGCCTGCCTCTGTTCCCCCGGGCCCCGGGTGCTGAGGCTTGGCAGACGGCCATGTGGAGGGGGAGCGTCCTTAGGGAGCAGGCCCCAATGCAACCAGATGTGTGTGCGTCGGTCCCCGGGCTTACCTGTGGGTCCCGGGCTCTGCGCTGCTGCTCCGGCTGTTTCTGGAGTGTCCGGAGCTCCCGCACCCTTTTGTACCGCTGGGAACTGCTGATGGATCTGGTTCTGCGGGGCTGGGGTGCGGGTGGGGACCGGGGCGGGGATGGGCGACTGTTTCCTGGTGGCAGAGGAGCCTGTGGGGATCTCTGGGCGGGGGCTGGGCCAGGCTGGGATGTGACCACTGGCCGGAAGGGTTCCAGGCCCATGACACCCAGATGGGAGTTTGGGGGCTGATGCTCCGGGCCAGAAGGGGTTTCCCAGTCCCTGCTGGTCATTTGGTATAACCATTAGATCGGAATTCCTCCATGTCACTGGGAGTCCCCCTTATCCAtgccattccccccccccaccaagggaCACTGTCCATATTCCCTTCCGCatgcctccccgccccgccctgaGTCCATGTCAGCACAGGAGATGCTTTATTTCCAGATTTCACCCTTTCCCACCCGTTACCTAGTGGCCCCCAGCAACCCAGGCCTCCTTCCCCTGCATCTGACCCTgaatctcttcttctcctctttctcctcctgcttcttctcctttctttcctcctcctcttcttctccttttcttattttccttgtctttcttctttttctctcctcctcctccttctcctccttctcctcatccttttctctttttcttctccttcttcttcatctcctcctcctcctcctcctcctccatcccattctcctccttctctctctccctcattacctcttctccTGGCAACCCCTCGCGCAGCCCCAGGTGGACCTGTCCTCTGGAAAGACTCGGTGGAGTCTTCTGGCCCTACCTGCTCCTCGTCAGTTCCCCCCTgtgcctctctatatgttgccaactggtacttcccaagcgcttagtacagtgctctgcacacagtaagcgctcaataaatgcgattgattgattgattgagacccctCTTGGAGGTAGAGTCCTGGCCTGGACCGATGTGGGTCTGGCTCAGAGGTGTGGCAAGGGGGTAGAGATTCTGCTGGGAACGGACCTAAAGCCTGAAGGGAATTCGTATCCCAGTCGGGCGAGGCGGTGGCTTCGAACCATCTATAGCTTTGGGAGGAGGCGGTTGCCGAGGCCAGGTAAGCAGGTGAGCTACCCACTCTCCCTAGAGTGTGGGTAGAGGGAAAAGAGTAGGGGGCGAAATGGAAAAGTGGGAGGAGAGTAAAATCGGCCTGAAAGGGTTCTGAAGAGGTGGCCGTGGACCCTCAGAAGCAGGGGCGAGATGAGGGAGGAGCAGGACACAGCGGAGTCTtgtagatttggcaagaaggaaggtcCTCGTTGCCCACAGAGAGAGCAGCCTTGCGTGGAGCGAAGGGAGTGAAAGCCAAACTGTGGAActcaggaagggaaagaaaagaatcgAACGGTAGAGGCAATAGATGTAAACAATGTCTGTACCTTGCTTTAGTGTCAGCAAGTCTCTGTAAATCATTGACACAATTAGATAAATCCTTATGAATTTGGGCCTCGGTCTTCAAGCTTACCGTGCATCCATAACTCTCTGCTGATTCTGCCCAGCATATAGTGGCCCCTTGGCACGTGTGATGGTGTGTTTTTGGAAAAGAGCCACTGTTGCACAACTGGGTTCAGATCGGCCCCAGGGGCTGGGCAGAGGAAGCAGGAAGCAAGGACTGCTCCCTCTCGGttggagctggggaaggaggagaaattcCTGGGTGGGACCTTGTTGCGGACAGCTCAGTGTTAATTAGCCCCATCATCTCTCACCCCAGCCATCTTCCTTCGTGCTCTCCAGGAAGTTTGGAAGAAGATCCTTTACCATGGAAAACACCTTCATCCCTTCTCGGTAGGGATAATAATTTACAGGATTTCCCCTTTCCGTAAttaattttgttgtctttctcccctggtagactgtaagctcctcatgggtaggaatcacaactaccaactctgttgttttgtactttcacaaatgcttagtacagtgctctgcacaggaaagtgctcgataaatagtgATGATTTATTTCCCCCAAGACAGTGGGGTTTACTAGAAGCTGACGTTCCGTCCTCCCACTTTTCACAGCAACTTGGAGACACACTGACTTGGCTACCTGTCGATCTCCACATAACCATTCAGTCCTTACTGTTGACTTtaagcctctcaatcaatcaatcagttgcatttgttgagctatttactgagcactgtactaagcacttgagagagttcagtataggagttggtagacacgttccctgcccacaatgaacttacagtctaaagtgggagacagacattaatataaataaatatacataaatgttgtggggctgaggagttggtaaacacgttccctgcccacaatgaacttacagtctaaagtgggagacagacattaatataaataaatatacataaatgttgtggggatgagggaggggtgaatagaaggaaaaaatccaagtgcaagggtgacagaagggagttggagaagacaaaatgagggcttagtctgtaaCGCccttttggaggatatgtgccttcaaaaaggctttgaaggtacagGGAGTGATGATctattggatataaagagggagagctttccgagccagaggcaggatgtggacaagaggtcagtggcaagataggtgagatcaaggtacagtgagtaggttgccattagaggagcgaagtgtgcgggctgggttgcagaaggagagtagtgaggtgaggtaggagggggcagggggattgagggctttaaagctaatggagaggagtttctgtttgatgtggaggtggatgggcagccactggaggttcttgaggaatggagaaacatggcctgaacgtttttgttgaaaaatgatctggtcagcagagtgaagtgtgaactggaatggggagcccactgttgggtagggactgtctctatatgttgccaacttgtacttcccaagtgcttagtacagtgctgtgcacacagtaagcactcaataaatacgattgattgattgagagacaggaggcagggaggtcagcaaggaggctgatgcagtaatcactctcggcttcaaggctgtccatcacctcgccccctcctacctcacccctcttctgtccttctccagcccagcccgcaccctctgctcctctgccgctaacctcctcactatacctcgttctcgcctgtcccaccgtcgacccccggcccatgtcatccccctggcctggaatgccctccctccacacatccgccaagctagctctcttcctcccatcaaagccctactgagagctcacctcctccaggaggccttcccagactgagccccctttttcctctcttccccccatccttcccctccccacagcacctatgtatacttgtacagatttattactctatttattttacttgtacatatttactgttctatttattttgttaatgacgcgcatatagctttaattctatttgttctgacgattttgaatcctgtctacatgttttgttttgttgtctgtctcccccttctagactgtgagcccattgttgggtagggactgtctctatgtgttgccgacttgcacttcccaagtgcttagtacagtgctctgcacacagtaagcgctcaataaatacgattgaatgaatgaatgaataatccggataggataaatgcttggattaatgtggtagcagtttggatggaaaggaatgggtggattttagtgatgtcgtgaaggttgaaccgacagcatttagtgacagattgaatatgtggattgaatgagagcgatgaattgagaataatgccaatgttatgggcttgtgagacaggaagcatggtggggctgtctacagtgatggaaaaatcagggtgaggacagggtttcccgttgttgggtaggaaccgattctatatgttgccaacttatacttcccaagtgctttgtactgtgctctgcatacagtaagcgctcaataaatacgattgaatgaatgaatgaagataagttctgttttggacatgctgtgtttgaggtgtcagtgggaaatccaagtagaaatgtcctgaaagctggaggaagtgtgagactgcagagaaggagagagatccccTTCCTACCAAACTTGGCTTTatccccactacatcccagcccacacactttgctcctctaataccaatctattTGCTCTACCTTAGTTTCGTCTCTCACTTTCAAgcccttgctcatatcctccgtcccctctcccctcgagaagcagcatggcctagtggcaagagcatgggcttgggggtcagaggtcgtgggttccaatgccggctctgctatttgctgtgtgaccttgggtgagtcacttaacttctctgtgcctcagttacctcatctgcaaaatggggattgagacagtgagccacatgtggggcagggactgcattcaacctgattgccttgtatctaccccagtgcttggcacatagtaagcacttaacaaatgctgaaattattattatatgtgacccACCAacactttccccacttcaaagccatgctgaaatcctatctcctccaagaggccttccctaactaacttCTTATTTCCCCACTGTGTATTTACCCCCTCTTTTTGTGTCGCCTgtgtacttgggtctgtatccctgaAGCActttacctcaccctcagccccacagtacttctctacttaataataatacttgtccaTATATTTTGTTGCTTCCCCAGTCCGTAATTTCTCATGATGCCTTTCTCCActactagattgttagctccctgagggcagcgatcatgtctaccaactctgttgcatcatactctcccaattgcccaGTACGTTTTAactgctaaagaaataccattattgattgattggctttattTGCCTCCTCAGATACTCAGGCTGGCTCCTGGATTTCCCTTTCCTCCGTCATCCACGCCCCTCCCAGCTGACCTGCTGGGGGTTGGgctactgcagagcactggaccgaccCGAATGACTTGGCTCTTTCTTGCCGTGACTTTCAGCATCATCCTGATAGGcacgttgaggcccagagataggaAGGGACCTACCTCGTGGAGGGTCAAGCTGATTagggaagtagtaataataataataataatgattatagttataattataaaatccaagtgcaagagtgacaattattattattactgtggcacgtgttaagcccttactaatgcGTCAAGCACCTGACTAATCACTAGGGTAggcacagaataatcaggttggacacagtccttatcccgcttggctcacagtcaggaggaagaactgatatttaatcctcattttatggatgaggaaactgaggcacagagatgttaagtgacttgcccaaggtgacatagctggcaagtggcagaatcagaagtagcaaccaggtcctctgattcttaagcccgtgctctttccacaaggccatcttACTGCCTTTTTTGTACCTGAAAAAtcattctcccttcctttcctgtccccctctgagtcccagcccaACTCCAGACCCCTGAATTCCAAGGCCTGTcacctctcaatcagtcagttagcggtattgactgagcacttactgtgtacagagcactatactaagcatttggaagagtacagttcaacagagttgttttttgtgtgtggtatttgtttagcacttactgtgtcaagcactgctctaagccctgggaaagataaaggttaatcaggccagatacaattcctgccccacatagggctcacagtccaaataggagggagaacaaggtattgaatccacatttcgcAGTTGAAGCGGAGGtaaagtcgtgacttgcccaatgtaatACTGCAGACAccaggaggagccaggattagaacccaggtcccctggttcCCAGGGCCTGGTTTAATTCAGCAGGTCAAGCTGCtttcagagtcggtagacatgttccctacccacaaggagctttcagtctacagggggaactgacattgaaataatttacagatacatatgtaagtgcagtggggctgaggctttcagagtcagtagacatgctccctacccaaaaagagctttcagtctacagggggaaccgacattgaaataatttacagatacgtatataagagcagtagggctgagggtgggatgattatccagtgcttaaagggtgcagatacAAGTGCCTGGATGGTGTAGAAGGGAGAAtatgggagaaatgagggcttagttggcaaAGGCCTCGTCGGGGAGATGTgcttgtaataaggctttgaaggcggggagagtgatcttccgttggatatgaagagggagagagttccaggccagagggaggatgtgaacaaggggtcggtggcgagatagatgaggtcaaggtacagtgagtaggttgttgttAGAGGAGGGAATTGTGTGTGGGCTGAATTGTTgtgtggtgaggtaggagcacgagctgattgagtgctttaaagctatgtCTAAACTCTGTCACCCTTCCGGGAcactcttgaggagtggagagacatgagctgaatgggttttgtttttgttttgtttttttaagaaaaattatccaggcagcagagtgaagtatggactagggtGCGGAAGTCATCGAGGAGACTGATGACAGTAATcaagtaattaaggtgggataggagaagccCTTGGATCAGCTAGGTAGCTGTTtagatggagggagaagggcagagttTCGAAGTGTTGCGAagattgaaccgacaggattctgTGACAtcaaatatgggggttgaatgaaagagatgagtaatgccaaggttatgggcgtgtgatacagggaggatagtggtgtctaaagtgatgggaaagacggggagttcagtatttgggtggaaagatgagaagttcctCTGTAGGAAACGGGCTCCAGTTTGAGCTACAACTCATTTTCCATTTGAACTTCTGGATCTTTCAATTTAAGTGTCTCTCAGGCCCTCAGAAAACTTCCCGACACCTCCAGGGTCTGTTTTGGGATAAAGAGCAGGAGGGTCATCCCAAAGTCTGGGaagcctctcttctctttctcctcccacccacaccCAGGGACTGttgtgaagtcattcattcatttattcattcattcattcatttttattgggcGCAAGTTGTAGTGGCTTCTTGCCTGTGGGTGGGAGAAGCCTGAAGTCTGTTCCCTGCAAGGAGTGTTTAGCTCCGTATTTTAATGTTCTTTAACTTGACCATTTTAATCTATAATCTCCTTTTACAGTTGTAATTTGCTCTCCTTGTTCTAcaggccttgtgagaca
It contains:
- the LOC119934106 gene encoding interleukin-36 alpha-like; this encodes MTAQGQNSPSDDNILGHTLSIETPKLAPNGTICDTANKYWMLVEKTVVAVPKSSDTNAHIFTLMPNRDHTAAEKGKPVYIGIQNGDLCLCCEDSGGQPVLQVKDKKIMDLYNNGDESNRFRFYQNTSGSNTHSFESVAHPGWFICTSPHTEEPVGLTDKRGETHFTDFCFEVK